In Lacerta agilis isolate rLacAgi1 chromosome 8, rLacAgi1.pri, whole genome shotgun sequence, one genomic interval encodes:
- the LOC117052101 gene encoding NTPase KAP family P-loop domain-containing protein 1-like, with translation MLSIADHMRWRSKQNGNKPRRTTYSLLSFLWHIIFAHPLLRSAKPEGTHYIFINFNAWEYAGCDHTWAGIVTTLLDEIEGNYRIPFSTFRSFGVRFKEEPVTRRKKWALKRWSKLFWLGLLCLFLGLFLSTVLTRLKLGGDLWESVAYATTVVLCASSLPFMCCTKNILFTLKKKLQAKMNAKDQLGFMHFVKEEVKTITHFLQFMAFEEDREIRVVLKIVNLDLCTPDKVVAVLDAIKILLSDEDAPFITILAADPGILVDSIQSSKNTCSNGYLYLNRIVSLPFSLPRMSCKGKRRMLAGILNGRKKRGQDCAPNRETRAHKHNSKGVREAKGSLATEEVHHIFQDLSHENFEDYVPGNFVQMNRVVNTVLTIRSMLDLGYKPQSGLNVSREDGRLVTKEVVDWVLLAHFWPCRLSWILQCAEDEHQRGKLTESHGSQLKQGHGRGGGGGGDRQDKASERDSKALLPFYEDNALELDKIKSDIRKLLELDGDPDLFRTFLQKSHFTVGRARYFSNFLINLDFSLKRQFELQRGLNHIVRRGNKEGESPSEEKSAGLKGEG, from the coding sequence ATGCTCTCCATTGCAGATCACATGCGCTGGCGGAGCAAACAAAACGGAAACAAACCCAGAAGGACCACGTACTCCCTGCTTTCGTTCCTCTGGCACATCATCTTCGCTCACCCCCTTCTGCGCTCAGCAAAGCCCGAAGGCACCCACTATATTTTCATCAACTTCAACGCCTGGGAATATGCAGGGTGCGACCACACCTGGGCCGGCATCGTCACAACGCTGCTGGATGAAATCGAAGGCAACTACAGGATCCCGTTCAGCACTTTCCGGTCCTTTGGCGTGCGATTCAAGGAAGAGCCGGTTACACGGAGAAAGAAATGGGCTTtgaaaagatggagcaagctcttCTGGCTTGGCCTGTTGTGCCTGTTCCTCGGATTGTTTCTGAGCACGGTGCTGACGAGGCTGAAATTGGGCGGCGATTTATGGGAAAGCGTGGCGTACGCAACAACAGTAGTGCTGTGCGCATCTTCTCTGCCTTTTATGTGCTGCACGAAAAACATTTTATTCACCCTGAAAAAGAAACTCCAGGCGAAAATGAACGCCAAAGACCAGCTGGGCTTCATGCACTTTGTGAAGGAAGAGGTGAAAACAATCACTCATTTCCTACAATTCATGGCGTTCGAGGAGGACCGAGAGATCCGGGTGGTCCTGAAGATCGTCAATTTAGACCTCTGCACTCCGGACAAAGTGGTGGCCGTCTTAGACGCCATCAAAATCCTCCTTTCGGATGAAGACGCTCCGTTTATCACCATCTTGGCCGCTGACCCAGGAATCCTCGTGGACAGCATCCAGTCGTCGAAGAACACCTGCAGCAATGGCTACCTGTACTTAAATCGAAttgtctctctccccttctccctgccccGGATGAGCTGCAAGGGCAAGAGGCGGATGCTCGCGGGGATTCTGAACGGAAGAAAGAAACGGGGGCAGGATTGTGCTCCTAATCGGGAAACACGGGCTCACAAGCACAACAGCAAAGGGGTCAGAGAAGCCAAGGGCTCGTTGGCCACAGAGGAAGTCCACCACATCTTCCAAGACCTGAGCCATGAGAATTTTGAAGACTACGTCCCAGGAAATTTTGTCCAAATGAACAGGGTCGTCAACACGgtgctgaccattaggtccatgcTTGACCTAGGATATAAGCCCCAATCCGGGCTGAACGTCAGTAGGGAAGATGGCAGGTTGGTGACCAAAGAGGTGGTCGATTGGGTCCTCCTCGCCCATTTTTGGCCTTGCCGCCTGAGCTGGATTTTGCAGTGTGCGGAAGATGAGCATCAGCGAGGAAAGCTCACCGAAAGCCATGGCTCCCAGCTGAAGCAAGGCCATggcagaggtggaggaggaggaggagatcggcaGGACAAAGCGTCGGAAAGAGACAGCAAGGCGTTGTTGCCGTTTTACGAGGACAACGCTTTGGAGCTGGACAAGATTAAGAGCGACATCAGAAAACTCTTGGAGCTCGACGGAGACCCTGACCTTTTCCGAACCTTCTTGCAGAAGAGCCATTTTACGGTGGGGAGGGCCAGGTATTTTTCCAACTTCCTCATCAATTTAGACTTCTCCCTGAAGAGGCAGTTTGAGTTGCAGCGGGGCCTGAATCACATAGTCCGGAGGGGAAACAAGGAGGGCGAGTCACCATCTGAGGAGAAAAGTGCTGGGTTGAAAGGTGAAGGGTAA